A window from Nitrosopumilus adriaticus encodes these proteins:
- a CDS encoding bifunctional nuclease family protein produces MEIDQAQEPDYESVKIDYVGFVDPYAVEGMVVLKSDSGKEFHMRAFSGEVARHISSFGETDGESAPSIYKMIEEICEENELVLVKVKIYESGEVLRANLYFTGKKDLVLRNYRASDAMALGAFYNIPILVRKNLLKESMEA; encoded by the coding sequence ATGGAAATTGATCAAGCACAAGAGCCTGATTATGAATCTGTAAAAATTGATTATGTTGGATTCGTTGATCCATATGCTGTAGAAGGGATGGTTGTCCTAAAATCTGACAGTGGAAAAGAATTTCACATGAGGGCTTTTTCGGGTGAAGTTGCTAGACATATCTCAAGTTTTGGTGAAACCGATGGGGAATCTGCTCCTTCAATTTATAAGATGATTGAGGAGATTTGTGAAGAAAATGAATTGGTTCTAGTTAAAGTAAAAATCTATGAAAGTGGAGAGGTTTTGCGTGCCAATCTGTATTTTACAGGCAAAAAAGACCTAGTATTACGAAATTATCGAGCATCAGACGCTATGGCTCTAGGTGCATTTTACAATATTCCTATACTTGTTAGAAAAAACCTCCTAAAAGAAAGCATGGAAGCATAA